The following coding sequences lie in one Oncorhynchus nerka isolate Pitt River linkage group LG14, Oner_Uvic_2.0, whole genome shotgun sequence genomic window:
- the mdc1 gene encoding mediator of DNA damage checkpoint protein 1, with amino-acid sequence MEATQLIDDSILEESEEEDDGEKRGEPLAKLRVLKNKHITETELPLYQGENVLGRNPDSCSLPLVARSVSKQHTIISISMFRGNRRHGNVATMETEALVWDLGSMNGTRKGRTKLTPHVRYALTEGECVVIADIPCQYVSVDQRGGQGHMQNPTNTHSGRGRRTGPDRKAQLRGSPSGQGLGRETGTPKTEGREVNGEIGAPSLTELGGKGTNLAKPLSFEQTPTQPERTLVPESDSDGEREGRRDKRGKYFVSDSDSHMSSPTCSTFLSPTTKVIPESEDESPITPSSSAKNRPKKIVSFSEEESDMDGPRQQPRRRRAQVIVYDSEEEEEGKEGTEALGEKETGKRTRGKEDVSVVNQVSQAERDRLTPSAPMVSTEDTSNMDSDTDVEGEEEMGLSAPVNAVKPPAATEPPTTDSDPGQIHLDSDTDVEGEEEMGLSAPVNAVKPPAATEPPTTDSDPGQIHLDSDTDVEGEEEMGLSAPVNAVKPPAATEPPTTDSDPGQIHMDSDTDVEEGDTMDGDSKLMLTAADVERKPVDSVPVMQPTEIHLDSDTDVDDDVVVSDSATNVTSFVSDPAEKPDDPAPAVPPVEFHLDTDTDVEEEDTHSKTFPESDSSGIRTGIAGPQEILLDSDTDEEDNPFTPPASSRTAELLNPPTSVGPAAAAPLEIRSDSDTDLEEDATQTMNLPPNVTTVTEDAVLALRQAVLPSPTITTTTGAVTKTITLRSQDSDADTDAEEERLEPKPPQCRPPAGMVPESDLSEPSDFMVDSDTEEDGPGKAGQGQTACRLREGAVGPGLLPLGGSPGPHQKCSTPLASSVQEEMETQAFFCPSDPFRRPALPPVLRPTAALSCSASDSQEDDDFVVAETQSFVFEAQNQGHQSSLPVEPTLDATQPYGLEPSLGEDREEQPSRGSFQLGLSDSSHLHLQARDQASESTQAFSFPDGDSDLEATQTYGSGGGREEPGLGQRSAVFRRNRQVDFVLEATQAYAAQPRSDTEEEDEEETQPLEFPTQSNVATTETLPMSAYEEEDGEEEEYLVGAKPLTPVRRGRSGGAREREEEEQETQTGEVLTNQYLSTAQTLDMVQESDDEEEAKPDSPRRRRTQKQTVDEEETQTVGSYLSTAETQPMFTAAEDDDDNEEEELKPPSPRRKGMSQRGRVEEETQPSEFLTSSHISTAETQPMGTCDTEEEEEEDTKAKGQAQRERGKESEAGTSGVSSRGRRGARGGEEENSETLKTQMRGKGKAVNTAGGGGRRKVFPEEEEAEVVEQGRRGRGRKSVKQQKEGEKERLEEEEGIEKERQEQAEKERLQKEKVESERVMKEQQDRESMVQELKEQDERLERERVEREETERMEREKREETERMEREKREETERMEREKREETERMDREKREETERMEREKREQEKREETERMEREKREETERMEREKREETERMEREKREETERMEREKREQEKRERLERERKEREEQERLQCERTKREKKERLQEETERIERERKEIEERNRLEREEKEKQERLEVENREREALERSERERVEKERIEGEQAEKQRSEKEKMEREEKRKQERELLKKKKEEKERNLKEKLEREKKEREKREAEEKEKEIKERQAKEQGEKQAKIDDENELKTSRRGRRATTRRTVTVPPTTEPQPELNILSSTPEPVPASITRSRSNSSNSVSSERSSIDTLGSRRRGGRKTTSTTEPAPGPDNPTRNSTRRRTLVGTVVAPPAAVEVTVQDILSSEQFVARRTRSTSTNSHSSTNSEVSTCIVDSVSSQSKGRGGGRRRKTGTESLSPSNRQSEQPPALKPTARGRRSQKVEDDGPHPVINENAYSQEAGGTTRGQNKTAKTNEPDPVVADEETTPAQVTEDSPAPRGNGRGRGRAGQKDNTPESTTTTAGGDTPSEEGVESKTGGRGKGRKRGLEEEEEENSGFKVPRRKAKVQRGGRCRAAEEGEKEEKPASTPPKRGRTSTAQVKKIAEEEKSMEEQSEKMEEEEAGAVQRKVRGRQSTVQIKEKEEPVLDSNSVVPQTPTGKGRGKRRAPVESSPLARTPRSSSASPLSSLSSPGTLGPERAATQSYKVLFTGVVDEEGGKVVSCLGGSLAKGVADMTHLVTDRVRRTVKFLCAVARGVPVVTTDWLDKCGKVGRFLPTDRYLVKDREQENKFSFCLEESLRTASTQPLLQGYEVHVTRSVLPEPAQMKDIIVCSGARFLSTMPSTQKAQARTLVISCGEDWSLCAPALSASLPVLSAEFLLTGILQQRVNLVTHVLSAPKPRAQPGAKGQARGRKRM; translated from the exons ATGGAGGCAACACAGCTGATCGATGACTCAATATTGGAAGAgtcagaggaggaggatgatggagagaAGCGAGGAGAGCCACTGGCCAAACTCAGGGtgttaaaaaataaacacatcACAGAGACTG agttgCCTCTCTACCAGGGAGAAAATGTGTTGGGTCGAAACCCAGACTCCTGCTCCCTGCCCCTTGTGGCCCGCTCTGTATCCAAGCAACACACCATCATCTCCATCTCAATGTTTCGCGGCAACCGTCGTCACGGCAATGTTGCCACCATGGAGACAGAGGCTTTAGTGTGGGACCTGGGCAGCATGAACGGGACAAGGAAGGGCCGGACCAAACTGACCCCTCACGTCCGCTACGCTCTGACCGAGGGAGAGTGTGTGGTAATAGCTGACATCCCCTGCCAGTATGTCTCTGTGGACCAGAGGGGGGGACAGGGGCACATGCAGAACCCGACAAACACACACTCTGGAaggggaaggaggacagggccagACAGGAAGGCCCAGCTCAGAGGAAGCCCTAGCGGCCAAGGTCTGGGACGAGAGACTGGCACACCGAAGACTGAGGGTAGAGAAGTTAATGGAGAGATTGGGGCACCATCGTTGACTGAGCTGGGTggaaaaggtacaaatctggcCAAACCCCTGTCGTTTGAACAAACCCCCACACAGCCTGAGAGGACACTGGTGCCTGAATCTGACTCcgatggagagcgagagggacggagagacaaACGGGGAAAGTACTTTG TCTCTGATTCTGACTCGCACATGTCCAGTCCCACCTGTTCTACATTTCTCAGTCCTACAACCAAAGTCATTCCAGAGAG TGAGGACGAGAGCCccatcactccctcctcctctgctaaAAACAGACCCAAGAAAATAGTGAGCTTCAGTGAGGAGGAGAGCGACATGGATGGACCGAGACAGCAGCCCAGGAGAAGAAGAGCACAAGTGATAGTGTACGAcagtgaagaagaggaggaggggaaggaaggcaCAGAGGCACTAGGAGAGAAGGAAACTGGCAAAAGGACAAGAGGAAAGGAGGATGTGTCAGTGGTGAACCAGGTCAGTCAAGCTGAGAGAGATCGATTAACCCCCTCTGCACCAATGGTGTCTACAGAGGACACGTCTAACATGGACAGTGACACAgacgtagagggagaggaggagatggggctgTCTGCACCTGTAAACGCTGTTAAGCCACCAGCCGCAACAGAACCTCCTACTACAGACTCTGACCCAGGCCAGATCCACCTGGACAGTGACACAgacgtagagggagaggaggagatggggctgTCTGCACCTGTAAACGCTGTTAAGCCACCAGCCGCAACAGAACCTCCTACTACAGACTCTGACCCAGGCCAGATCCACCTGGACAGTGACACAgacgtagagggagaggaggagatggggctgTCTGCACCTGTAAACGCTGTTAAGCCACCAGCCGCAACAGAACCTCCTACTACAGACTCTGACCCAGGCCAGATCCACATGGACAGTGATACTGATGTAGAGGAAGGGGATACTATGGACGGTGACTCTAAGTTAATGCTAACTGCTGCCGATGTGGAGAGGAAACCAGTAGATTCTGTCCCAGTGATGCAGCCAACAGAGATACACCTGGACAGTGATACAGATGtggatgatgatgttgttgtgTCAGACAGTGCTACCAATGTTACCTCCTTCGTATCCGATCCGGCTGAGAAACCAGACGATCCTGCCCCTGCAGTGCCACCCGTAGAATTCCACCTAGACACTGACACAGATGTGGAAGAGGAGGACACACATTCCAAAACATTTCCAGAATCAGATTCTAGTGGGATCAGAACAGGGATTGCTGGTCCCCAGGAGATCCTTTTGGACAGTGATACTGATGAAGAAGACAACCCGTTTACCCCTCCGGCCAGCAGCAGAACAGCGGAGCTCCTTAATCCACCCACCAGTGTAGGACCTGCAGCTGCTGCTCCTCTGGAGATCAGGTCTGACAGCGACACAGACTTAGAGGAAGACGCCACACAGACCATGAACCTTCCTCCTAATGTCACCACGGTAACGGAGGATGCGGTGTTAGCGTTGCGACAGGCCGTGCTTCCATCAcccacaataacaacaacaaccggTGCTGTTACCAAGACAATCACTCTCAGGTCTCAGGACTCTGATGCTGACACAGATGCTGAGGAGGAGAGGTTGGAGCCCAAACCCCCCCAGTGTCGGCCCCCAGCAGGGATGGTCCCGGAGTCGGACCTCAGTGAGCCCAGTGACTTCATGGTGGACAGTGATACGGAGGAGGATGGACCAGGGAAGGCAGGCCAGGGACAGACTGCATGTCGGCTCAGAGAGGGGGCAGTTGGCCCCGGGCTGCTCCCCCTGGGGGGTTCCCCTGGCCCTCATCAGAAGTGCTCCACCCCTTTGGCATCGTCagtacaggaggagatggagactcAGGCCTTCTTCTGTCCCTCTGACCCCTTCAGAC GCCCAGCCCTCCCTCCTGTGCTGAGGCCTACAGCAGCATTGTCCTGCTCTGCATCAGACAGCCAGGAGGACGATGACTTTGTGGTGGCCGAGACCCAGTCATTTGTGTTTGAGGCCCAGAACCAGGGCCATCAGAGCAGCCTTCCAGTGGAACCAACCCTGGATGCTACGCAGCCCTACGGTCTGGAGCCTTCCTTGGGGGAGGACCGGGAGGAGCAGCCGAGCCGAGGCTCCTTCCAGCTGGGTCTATCAGACAGCAGCCACCTCCACCTCCAGGCCAGGGACCAGGCCTCAGAGAGCACCCAGGCATTCAGCTTCCCAGATGGGGATTCTGACCTGGAGGCCACCCAGACCTATGGAtctggaggggggagagaggagcctGGCCTGGGTCAGAGGTCTGCGGTGTTCAGGAGGAACAGGCAGGTGGACTTTGTCCTGGAGGCAACACAGGCTTATGCTGCCCAGCCTCGCAGTGAcacagaggaggaagatgaggaggagacgCAGCCCTTGGAGTTCCCCACCCAGTCTAATGTTGCTACGACTGAAACCCTGCCCATGTCTGCCTATGAGGAAGAGGACGGTGAGGAGGAGGAATATTTGGTTGGGGCCAAGCCCCTGACCCCAGTAAGGAGAGGGAGATCtggaggagcgagggagagagaggaagaggagcaggagaCCCAGACTGGTGAGGTGCTGACCAACCAATACCTCTCCACAGCTCAAACTCTGGACATGGTCCAGGAGAGTGATGATGAGGAAGAAGCCAAACCAGACTCGCCCAGAAGAAGACGGACCCAAAAACAGACAGTAGACGAGGAAGAGACACAGACTGTTGGATCCTACCTCTCCACTGCTGAAACCCAGCCCATGTTTACTGCtgctgaggatgatgatgataatgaggaGGAAGAACTCAAACCTCCATCACCCAGAAGGAAGGGAATGtcccagagagggagagtagaagaAGAGACACAACCTAGTGAGTTCCTCACCAGCTCCCACATCTCCACCGCTGAAACTCAGCCTATGGGTACTTGTGacactgaggaagaggaggaggaggacaccaAAGCTAAAGGACAGgctcagagagagcgagggaaagagtCGGAGGCTGGGACAAGCGGTGTCAGCAGTAGAGGTAGAAGaggagctagaggaggagaggaggagaactcTGAGACTCTAAAAACGCAGatgagagggaaggggaaggCTGTGAACACCGCGGGAGGCGGAGGGAGGAGAAAGGTGTTTCCTGAGGAGGAAGAGGCCGAGGTGGTTGAgcaagggaggaggggaagaggaagaaagagtgtgaaacaacagaaagagggagaaaaagaaagacttgaggaggaagagggaataGAGAAGGAAAGACAAGAACAGGCTGAGAAGGAACGGTTGCAGAAGGAAAAAGTAGAATCAGAAAGGGTTATGAAGGaacaacaggacagagagagcatGGTACAGGAACTTAAAGAACAAGATGAGagattagagagggagagagtggaaagagAAGAAacagaaaggatggagagagagaaaagagaagaaacagaaaggatggagagggagaaaagagaagaaacagaaaggatggagagggagaaaagagaagaaACAGAAAGGATGGATAGGGAGAAAAGAGAAGAAACagaaaggatggagagggagaaaagagaacaggagaaaagagaagaaacagaaaggatggagagggagaaaagagaagaaacagaaaggatggagagggagaaaagagaagaaacagaaaggatggagagggagaaaagagaagaaacagaaaggatggagagggagaaaagagaacaggagaaaAGAGAGCGGCTtgagagggaaaggaaggaaCGAGAAGAGCAAGAAAGACTGCAGTGCGAGAGGACAAAAAGAGAAAAGAAGGAGAGATTACAGGAAGAAACAGAAAGAATAGAGCGGGAGAGGAAAGAAATAGAAGAGAGGAACAGACTGGAGAGGGAGGAAAAAGAGAAGCAAGAACGATTGGAGGTAGAAAACAGGGAAAGGGAAGCGCTTGAGCGATcggagagagaaagggtggagaaagagaggatagagggagaacaaGCAGAAAAGCAAAGATCGGAGAAAGAAAAAATGGAAAGGGAAGAaaagagaaaacaggagagagaactATTGAAGAAGAaaaaggaagagaaggagagaaacctgAAAGAAAAactggagagggagaagaaggaaaGAGAAAAGAGGGAAGCCGAGGAGAAAGAAAAGGAGATAAAAGAACGACAGGCAAAGGAACAAGGAGAAAAACAAGCCAAGATAGACGACGAAAATGAGCTAAAAACATCCAGGAGAGGTCGCAGAGCAACAACCAGGAGAACCGTCACGGTTCCACCCACAACGGAACCACAACCTGAACTTAATATTCTGTCCAGCACACCAGAACCAGTCCCAGCTAGTATAACTAGGTCTCGCTCCAACTCTTCCAACTCTGTCAGCTCTGAGAGATCCAGCATAGACACCctggggagcagaaggagagggggcaggAAGACCACCAGCACCACAGAGCCAGCCCCGGGTCCAGACAACCCCACCCGCAACAGCACCAGGAGAAGGACGTTGGTAGGGACGGTTGTGGCTCCTCCTGCTGCTGTGGAGGTCACAGTGCAGGACATTCTCTCCAGCGAACAGTTTGTTGCCAGGAGAACCCGCTCCACCTCCACCAACTCCCACAGCTCCACCAACTCGGAGGTCTCCACCTGTATCGTGGATAGCGTGAGCTCTCAGAGcaaagggaggggaggaggcagaaggaggaagactgggacaGAGTCTCTCTCCCCCAGTAACAGGCAGAGTGAGCAGCCTCCAGCCCTCAAGCCCACAGCCAGAGGCAGGAGAAGCCAGAAGGTTGAGGATGATGGTCCACACCCTGTTATTAATGAGAATGCTTATTCTCAGGAGGCTGGTGGTACCACTAGAGGGCAGAATAAAACTGCCAAAACCAATGAGCCAGACCCTGTAGTAGCAGATGAAgaaaccactccagcccaggtaACAGAGGACTCCCCCGCTCCTAGAGGGAATGGAAGAGGCCGGGGCCGAGCCGGCCAGAAAGACAACACACCTGAATCCACCACTACAACAGCAGGAGGGGACACTCCAAGTGAAGAGGGAGTGGAGTCTAAAACAggtgggagagggaaagggaggaagaggggtctggaagaggaggaggaggagaacagtgggttcAAGGTTCCCCGGAGGAAAGCTAAGGttcagaggggagggagatgcagggcagcagaggaaggagagaaagaggagaaaccTGCATCCACTCCACCAAAGAGGGGCAGAACCTCCACTGCACAGGTGAAAAAGatagcagaggaggagaagagtatGGAGGAACAGAGTGAgaagatggaagaggaggaggctgGTGCTGTGCAGAGGAAAGTCCGAGGCAGGCAGTCGACGGTTCAGATAAAGGAGAAAGAGGAACCTGTTTTGGACTCTAATTCTGTg GTGCCCCAGACCCCTACAGGTAAGGGCAGAGGTAAACGTAGGGCCCCTGTGGAATCATCACCACTAGCCAGGACCCCTcgctcctcctctgcctctcccctgtcctccctctcctcccctgggaCACTGGGCCCAGAGAGGGCCGCCACGCAATCCTACAAG gtGTTGTTTACAGGAGTGGTGGATGAGGAGGGGGGGAAGGTGGTGTCTTGTCTGGGGGGCAGCCTGGCGAAGGGCGTGGCTGACATGACCCACCTGGTGACTGACCGGGTCCGACGCACCGTCAAGTTCCTGTGTGCTGTGGCCCGCGGCGTGCCCGTCGTCACCACCGATTGGCTGGATAAG TGTGGTAAGGTGGGTCGTTTCCTACCTACTGACAGGTACCTGGTgaaggacagggagcaggagAACAAGTTCAGCTTCTGTCTGGAGGAATCACTGAGGACCGCCAGCACCCAACctctactacag ggttATGAGGTCCATGTGACCAGGTCAGTGTTGCCAGAGCCAGCCCAGATGAAGGACATCATCGTCTGTAGCGGAGCTCGCTTCCTCTCCACGATGCCCTCCACTCAGAAGGCCCAGGCCCGGACCCTAGTGATATCGTGTGGGGAGGACTGGTCTCTCTGTGCTCCTGcactctctgcttctctccccgTCCTCAGTGCTGAGTTCCTGCTAACTGGTATATTACAGCAGAGAGTGAACCTGGTAACCCATGTCCTCTCAGCCCCCAAACCCAGGGCCCAGCCAGGAGCCAAAGGCCAGgccagggggaggaagagaatgtAA
- the LOC115142193 gene encoding uncharacterized protein LOC115142193 isoform X1, translating into MKEPGDLMKMKTVSVVVLSLLLCSALSAPLKGKEDSQKTMFFGEDFHLLLPSLAAEVLFQPSNAKAGVEVVLMRGGSVVGNRAKLNSQLSHLILANVGEGDEGTYSVKNNEQPEEVRRITLIVRDCSNEQNIKYGENYHIQLVGLEAPITLEYRPSAVEANLTSRPPLVLMTRGVLSRDGYQGRLSVNEHRVTLNAVTGADEGSYTVRDTNLKIMRKVCLNVKEHQNFVKLPYAGTLKINLILNASMVRLFYTPDYDLKTRQILDGGELTVPADLDLVGRISLDPSVVILDQVKASDVGQFKVTDILGFPVSNVYLEVEAYKLPSLYVAIIALVGFLVLLLLVCLLSCLVKQKKRAAKARAIEKIAQNAGKEDEGDAFRQVVKNITQFEESIAQSIDITEKSQSTEVDIKGLEVSSKEVACGNLETSDSGVEFNTTGLPLDTDTDVPDQIPESEAETESVAFVPETKPSPPPVTKPSPVTKINKIPEPAPEPKLTITKPVETKLSPIPSPVSKQAPSPIAKTPEPAKTPEPKIPELKTPEPTKTPDLKTPDPKTPELKTPEPAKTPIAVSPSPVSPKPTPPLTPVSKPTAPQPSTPEPAKLVTPAPELPKPVTPTPESQKPVTPIQTPIPTPMLSPEPAPTTNGTPEPPAPESKPNTALAPVGLIESPVAKATPPKTPEVEVTAPSSPALEAKMDAPAEENNATTAT; encoded by the exons ATGAAAG AGCCAGGAGATCTGATGAAGAtgaagacagtcagtgtggtggtgCTGAGCTTGCTGCTCTGCTCAG CTCTGTCGGCCCCTTTGAAAG GTAAAGAAGACTCCCAGAAGACCATGTTCTTTGGGGAGGACTTCCATCTGCTGCTGCCCTCCCTGGCTGCAGaggttttgttccagcccagtaaTGCCAAGGCGGGGGTTGAGGTGGTCCTGATGCGGGGTGGGTCCGTGGTCGGTAACCGTGCCAAGCTCAACAGTCAGCTCAGTCACCTGATCCTAGCGAACGTGGGCGAGGGGGACGAGGGGACGTACTCGGTGAAGAACAACGAACAGCCGGAAGAGGTCCGACGCATCACACTCATCGTCAGAG ACTGTTCCAACGAGCAGAACATTAAGTATGGGGAGAACTACCACATCCAGCTGGTGGGGTTGGAGGCTCCCATCACCCTGGAGTATAGGCCCAGTGCTGTGGAGGCCAACCTGACCTCCAG GCCGCCCCTGGTGCTGATGACCCGAGGAGTGCTCTCCAGAGACGGGTACCAGGGGCGCCTGAGTGTCAACGAGCACCGGGTCACCCTCAACGCCGTGACAGGCGCCGATGAGGGAAGCTACACCGTCAGAGACACGAACCTGAAGATCATGAGGAAGGTCTGCCTAAATGTCAAAG aaCACCAGAACTTTGTGAAGCTGCCGTACGCTGGCACCCTGAAGATCAACCTGATTCTGAATGCCTCCATGGTGCGTCTGTTCTACACGCCCGACTACGACTTAAAAACCAGACAGATCCTGGACGGGGGAGAGTTAACG GTGCCAGCAGACCTGGATCTGGTGGGGCGGATCTCTCTGGATCCGTCTGTGGTCATCCTGGACCAGGTCAAGGCCAGCGACGTCGGACAGTTCAAGGTCACGGACATACTGGGGTTTCCTGTGTCCAACGTCTACCTGGAagtggagg cctACAAGCTGCCGTCCCTCTACGTGGCAATCATAGCACTGGTGGGCTTCCTGGTCCTCCTGCTGTTGGTGTGTCTGCTGTCCTGCCTGGTCAAGCAGAAGAAGAGGGCAGCCAAGGCCCGAGCCATCGAGAAGATTGCCCAAAACGCAGGCAAGGAGGACGAGGGAGATGCCTTCAGACAG GTGGTGAAGAACATTACTCAGTTTGAGGAGTCTATAGCCCAGTCCATCGACATCACAGAGAAGTCTCAGAGCACTGAGGTGGACATTAAA GGTCTGGAGGTGTCATCCAAGGAGGTGGCATGTGGTAACCTGGAGACCAGTGACTCAGGGGTGGAGTTTAACACCACTGGCCTGCCATTGGACACTGACACTGACGTCCCCGACCAGATTCCAGAATCAGAGGCTGAGACTGAGAGTGTTGCCTTCGTCCCAGAAACCAAGCCAAGCCCACCCCCGGTTACCAAACCTAGCCCGGTTACCAAAATCAACAAAATCCCTGAACCAGCTCCTGAACCAAAGTTGACCATAACCAAACCCGTTGAGACCAAACTCAGCCCAATCCCAAGCCCGGTCTCCAAGCAGGCTCCAAGCCCCATTGCCAAAACACCTGAACCAGCCAAAACTCCTGAACCGAAAATACCTGAATTGAAAACACCTGAACCAACCAAAACTCCTGATTTGAAAACTCCTGATCCGAAAACACCTGAATTGAAAACACCTGAACCAGCCAAAACACCTATTGCTGTGTCTCCAAGCCCGGTGTCCCCTAAGCCAACACCACCCCTGACCCCTGTCTCCAAACCAACTGCACCCCAACCATCAACCCCCGAACCCGCCAAGCTGGTGACACCAGCCCCCGAACTCCCCAAGCCAGTGACACCAACCCCGGAATCCCAAAAGCCTGTGACACCAATCCAGACTCCGATCCCAACCCCAATGCTGAGCCCTGAACCTGCTCCGACCACCAATGGCACACCCGAACCACCAGCACCTGAATCCAAACCTAACACTGCTCTGGCCCCAGTGGGTCTGATCGAAAGTCCTGTCGCCAAGGCAACCCCGCCTAAAACCCCTGAGGTGGAGGTGACCGCCCCAAGTAGTCCAGCCCTTGAGGCCAAAATGGACGCCCCAGCTGAGGAAAACAACGCCACCACCGCAACCTGA
- the LOC115142193 gene encoding uncharacterized protein LOC115142193 isoform X2 — protein sequence MKMKTVSVVVLSLLLCSALSAPLKGKEDSQKTMFFGEDFHLLLPSLAAEVLFQPSNAKAGVEVVLMRGGSVVGNRAKLNSQLSHLILANVGEGDEGTYSVKNNEQPEEVRRITLIVRDCSNEQNIKYGENYHIQLVGLEAPITLEYRPSAVEANLTSRPPLVLMTRGVLSRDGYQGRLSVNEHRVTLNAVTGADEGSYTVRDTNLKIMRKVCLNVKEHQNFVKLPYAGTLKINLILNASMVRLFYTPDYDLKTRQILDGGELTVPADLDLVGRISLDPSVVILDQVKASDVGQFKVTDILGFPVSNVYLEVEAYKLPSLYVAIIALVGFLVLLLLVCLLSCLVKQKKRAAKARAIEKIAQNAGKEDEGDAFRQVVKNITQFEESIAQSIDITEKSQSTEVDIKGLEVSSKEVACGNLETSDSGVEFNTTGLPLDTDTDVPDQIPESEAETESVAFVPETKPSPPPVTKPSPVTKINKIPEPAPEPKLTITKPVETKLSPIPSPVSKQAPSPIAKTPEPAKTPEPKIPELKTPEPTKTPDLKTPDPKTPELKTPEPAKTPIAVSPSPVSPKPTPPLTPVSKPTAPQPSTPEPAKLVTPAPELPKPVTPTPESQKPVTPIQTPIPTPMLSPEPAPTTNGTPEPPAPESKPNTALAPVGLIESPVAKATPPKTPEVEVTAPSSPALEAKMDAPAEENNATTAT from the exons ATGAAGAtgaagacagtcagtgtggtggtgCTGAGCTTGCTGCTCTGCTCAG CTCTGTCGGCCCCTTTGAAAG GTAAAGAAGACTCCCAGAAGACCATGTTCTTTGGGGAGGACTTCCATCTGCTGCTGCCCTCCCTGGCTGCAGaggttttgttccagcccagtaaTGCCAAGGCGGGGGTTGAGGTGGTCCTGATGCGGGGTGGGTCCGTGGTCGGTAACCGTGCCAAGCTCAACAGTCAGCTCAGTCACCTGATCCTAGCGAACGTGGGCGAGGGGGACGAGGGGACGTACTCGGTGAAGAACAACGAACAGCCGGAAGAGGTCCGACGCATCACACTCATCGTCAGAG ACTGTTCCAACGAGCAGAACATTAAGTATGGGGAGAACTACCACATCCAGCTGGTGGGGTTGGAGGCTCCCATCACCCTGGAGTATAGGCCCAGTGCTGTGGAGGCCAACCTGACCTCCAG GCCGCCCCTGGTGCTGATGACCCGAGGAGTGCTCTCCAGAGACGGGTACCAGGGGCGCCTGAGTGTCAACGAGCACCGGGTCACCCTCAACGCCGTGACAGGCGCCGATGAGGGAAGCTACACCGTCAGAGACACGAACCTGAAGATCATGAGGAAGGTCTGCCTAAATGTCAAAG aaCACCAGAACTTTGTGAAGCTGCCGTACGCTGGCACCCTGAAGATCAACCTGATTCTGAATGCCTCCATGGTGCGTCTGTTCTACACGCCCGACTACGACTTAAAAACCAGACAGATCCTGGACGGGGGAGAGTTAACG GTGCCAGCAGACCTGGATCTGGTGGGGCGGATCTCTCTGGATCCGTCTGTGGTCATCCTGGACCAGGTCAAGGCCAGCGACGTCGGACAGTTCAAGGTCACGGACATACTGGGGTTTCCTGTGTCCAACGTCTACCTGGAagtggagg cctACAAGCTGCCGTCCCTCTACGTGGCAATCATAGCACTGGTGGGCTTCCTGGTCCTCCTGCTGTTGGTGTGTCTGCTGTCCTGCCTGGTCAAGCAGAAGAAGAGGGCAGCCAAGGCCCGAGCCATCGAGAAGATTGCCCAAAACGCAGGCAAGGAGGACGAGGGAGATGCCTTCAGACAG GTGGTGAAGAACATTACTCAGTTTGAGGAGTCTATAGCCCAGTCCATCGACATCACAGAGAAGTCTCAGAGCACTGAGGTGGACATTAAA GGTCTGGAGGTGTCATCCAAGGAGGTGGCATGTGGTAACCTGGAGACCAGTGACTCAGGGGTGGAGTTTAACACCACTGGCCTGCCATTGGACACTGACACTGACGTCCCCGACCAGATTCCAGAATCAGAGGCTGAGACTGAGAGTGTTGCCTTCGTCCCAGAAACCAAGCCAAGCCCACCCCCGGTTACCAAACCTAGCCCGGTTACCAAAATCAACAAAATCCCTGAACCAGCTCCTGAACCAAAGTTGACCATAACCAAACCCGTTGAGACCAAACTCAGCCCAATCCCAAGCCCGGTCTCCAAGCAGGCTCCAAGCCCCATTGCCAAAACACCTGAACCAGCCAAAACTCCTGAACCGAAAATACCTGAATTGAAAACACCTGAACCAACCAAAACTCCTGATTTGAAAACTCCTGATCCGAAAACACCTGAATTGAAAACACCTGAACCAGCCAAAACACCTATTGCTGTGTCTCCAAGCCCGGTGTCCCCTAAGCCAACACCACCCCTGACCCCTGTCTCCAAACCAACTGCACCCCAACCATCAACCCCCGAACCCGCCAAGCTGGTGACACCAGCCCCCGAACTCCCCAAGCCAGTGACACCAACCCCGGAATCCCAAAAGCCTGTGACACCAATCCAGACTCCGATCCCAACCCCAATGCTGAGCCCTGAACCTGCTCCGACCACCAATGGCACACCCGAACCACCAGCACCTGAATCCAAACCTAACACTGCTCTGGCCCCAGTGGGTCTGATCGAAAGTCCTGTCGCCAAGGCAACCCCGCCTAAAACCCCTGAGGTGGAGGTGACCGCCCCAAGTAGTCCAGCCCTTGAGGCCAAAATGGACGCCCCAGCTGAGGAAAACAACGCCACCACCGCAACCTGA